In Polyodon spathula isolate WHYD16114869_AA chromosome 11, ASM1765450v1, whole genome shotgun sequence, one genomic interval encodes:
- the LOC121323193 gene encoding neuroserpin-like, whose protein sequence is MLLLGILMLLSLQALPVKTDFQDETITELSVNLYHQLQSAGNEENIIYSPLSIAVAVGMVELGARGSTLKEIRQVMGYGNLKGGDEFLLLRNLTQSLVVDESQYVVKLANSLFLQNGVHFNENFVHMMKKYFHAEIETVDFSQCAAVADHINKWVENQTENKIHNLLSASDFSSVSRLALINAVYFRGNWKNQFRPEHTRTFSFTKDDGNEVQTLMMYQQGDFYYGEFSDGTSEAGGVYQVLEMPYEGEEMSMMIVLPRQEVPLATLEPLIKAQLIEEWASAVKKQKVEVYLPRFKIEQKIDLKESLQDLGVKKMFTKEADLSAMTDGKDLFIGKAVQKAYLEVTEEGAEAAAASGMIALTRTLILYPQVMADHPFLFIIRNRKTGTILFMGRVMSPELIAGNVHDFDSL, encoded by the exons ATGCTTTTACTTGGAATTTTGATGCTACTTTCATTGCAAGCACTGCCTGTGAAAACTGATTTTCAAGATGAAACCATCACAGAGCTTTCTGTGAACCTGTACCACCAGCTGCAGTCTGCGGGAAATGAAGAAAATATTATCTATTCCCCGCTAAGCATTGCGGTGGCAGTGGGGATGGTTGAGCTTGGGGCCCGGGGTtcaactttaaaagaaataagaCAAGTAATGGGCTATGGCAACCTGAAGGGCG GGGATGAGTTCCTTTTGCTGAGGAATCTCACTCAGTCCTTGGTGGTAGATGAAAGTCAGTATGTGGTTAAACTGGCCAACTCGCTCTTTCTACAAAACGGTGTCCACTTCAATGAAAACTTTGTGCACATGATGAAGAAATACTTCCATGCAGAAATTGAAACTGTGGACTTCAGTCAGTGTGCTGCTGTGGCTGATCATATAAACAAGTGGGTGGAAAATCAAACAGAGA ACAAAATCCACAATCTTTTATCGGCCAGTGACTTCAGCAGCGTCTCTCGGCTGGCCCTTATCAATGCCGTCTATTTTCGAGGAAACTGGAAGAACCAGTTCCGCCCAGAGCACACACGCACCTTCTCCTTCACTAAAGATGATGGGAACGAAGTGCAGACTCTCATGATGTACCAACAGGGAGATTTTTACTATG GTGAGTTCAGTGATGGTACTTCAGAAGCTGGAGGGGTTTATCAAGTGTTGGAGATGCCATATGAAGGAGAGGAGATGAGTATGATGATAGTTCTACCCAGGCAAGAAGTGCCTTTAGCCACACTAGAGCCCTTAATTAAAGCCCAACTCATTGAGGAATGGGCAAGTGCTGTGAAAAAGCAAAAGGTGGAGGTGTACTTACCAAG GTTCAAAATAGAACAGAAGATTGATTTAAAAGAAAGTTTGCAGGATCTTGgtgtaaagaaaatgtttacaaaagAGGCAGATCTTTCTGCTATGACTG ATGGAAAGGATCTCTTCATTGGAAAAGCAGTTCAAAAGGCTTATCTCGAAGTAACTGAAGAGGGGGCAGAAGCTGCAGCTGCTTCAG GGATGATTGCACTTACAAGGACATTAATACTATACCCACAAGTAATGGCAGACCACCCATTCCTCTTTATCATAAGAAACAGAAAGACAG GCACCATCCTTTTCATGGGAAGGGTTATGAGCCCTGAGCTGATTGCTGGAAATGTTCACGACTTTGACTCTCTGTAA